The proteins below are encoded in one region of Segatella copri:
- a CDS encoding DEAD/DEAH box helicase codes for MKTFEELGVSEEIRRAIEELGFENPMPVQEEVIPYLLGNKNDVIALAQTGTGKTASYGIPVIQKTDASSKQTQAIILSPTRELCLQIADDLNSFAKYIDGLHIAAVYGGTDIGSQIRTLKHGVQIIVATPGRLLDLINRGVAQLEHVNNVVLDEADEMLNMGFSESINAIFENVPEDRNTLLFSATMSKDIEKIALNYLHDHKEIVVGSRNEGAEHVNHIYYLVNAKDKYLALKRVVDFYPRIFAIIFCRTKLETQDIADKLIKDGYNAEALHGDLSQQQRDLTMQKFRNHTVQFLVATDVAARGLDVDDLTHVINYGLPDDVASYTHRSGRTGRAGKKGTSISIIHTREKFKVRQIEKQIGKEFVDGVLPTPEEICKKQLFKTMDDIMKTDVDEDQIEPYMAEINRQFEYIDKEDIIKKMVTITFGKFLDYYKNAPEIIKPETGKGSRGGEGRGSRGEGRGKVSNGRRKHETEAGFKRLFINLGKADGFYPGEIMQYLNKHVKGRQEVGHIDLLSKFAYIEVPEEDAKRVMKALNGTEYKGRTVRCNDADEEGHGRAARGGRSSEGRGGRGSERGGRSSEGRGRRGSSDDARDSRDARGKGGRGSRGGRKSRPQEDTGDWRQFFQNNDNVKFKGEEPNFEEEGWARRRPKKK; via the coding sequence TTGAAGACATTTGAAGAATTAGGCGTGAGCGAGGAGATTCGCCGTGCCATCGAAGAGCTTGGATTTGAGAATCCAATGCCAGTTCAGGAAGAAGTAATCCCATATTTGCTTGGTAATAAGAACGACGTGATTGCGTTGGCGCAGACCGGTACGGGTAAGACTGCATCTTACGGTATTCCGGTTATCCAGAAAACTGATGCCAGCAGCAAGCAGACACAGGCTATTATCCTCAGTCCTACACGTGAGCTCTGTCTCCAGATAGCAGACGATTTGAACAGTTTTGCCAAGTACATCGACGGTTTGCATATTGCCGCAGTTTATGGCGGTACCGACATCGGAAGCCAGATTCGCACCCTGAAGCATGGTGTGCAGATTATCGTGGCTACCCCTGGTCGTCTGCTCGATTTGATTAATCGTGGCGTGGCTCAGTTGGAGCATGTGAACAACGTGGTGCTTGATGAGGCTGACGAGATGCTGAACATGGGCTTCTCTGAGAGCATCAATGCCATCTTCGAGAACGTTCCGGAAGATAGAAACACTCTGCTCTTCTCGGCTACCATGAGCAAGGACATCGAGAAGATTGCCCTCAACTACCTGCACGACCACAAGGAAATCGTAGTGGGTTCGCGCAACGAGGGTGCTGAGCATGTAAACCACATCTACTATCTGGTAAATGCCAAGGACAAGTATCTCGCCCTGAAGCGTGTGGTGGATTTCTATCCACGCATCTTTGCGATTATCTTCTGCCGCACCAAGCTGGAGACTCAGGATATTGCAGATAAGCTCATCAAGGATGGTTATAATGCTGAGGCGCTGCACGGCGACTTGAGTCAGCAGCAGCGTGACCTCACTATGCAGAAGTTCCGCAACCATACCGTTCAGTTCCTGGTGGCTACCGATGTGGCTGCCCGTGGTCTGGACGTAGATGATCTGACTCACGTTATCAACTATGGTTTGCCTGATGATGTGGCAAGCTACACCCACCGAAGCGGTCGTACCGGTCGTGCCGGAAAGAAGGGAACATCCATCTCTATCATCCATACCAGAGAGAAGTTCAAGGTTCGCCAGATTGAGAAGCAGATTGGCAAGGAGTTCGTGGACGGCGTTTTGCCTACCCCAGAGGAAATCTGCAAGAAGCAGCTCTTCAAGACCATGGACGACATCATGAAGACCGATGTGGACGAGGATCAGATTGAACCATACATGGCAGAAATCAACCGCCAGTTTGAGTACATCGACAAGGAGGACATCATCAAGAAGATGGTAACCATCACCTTCGGTAAGTTCCTCGATTACTATAAGAATGCTCCTGAGATTATCAAGCCTGAAACCGGCAAGGGTTCCCGTGGCGGCGAAGGTCGTGGAAGCCGTGGCGAGGGCCGTGGCAAGGTTTCCAATGGTCGCAGAAAGCATGAGACTGAGGCTGGTTTCAAGAGGCTGTTCATCAACTTGGGTAAGGCGGATGGTTTCTATCCGGGCGAAATCATGCAGTATCTGAACAAGCACGTGAAGGGTCGTCAGGAGGTTGGTCACATCGACCTGCTGAGTAAGTTTGCCTACATCGAGGTGCCTGAGGAGGATGCGAAGCGCGTGATGAAGGCTTTGAACGGTACTGAATATAAGGGCAGAACCGTGAGATGTAACGATGCTGATGAGGAAGGTCATGGCAGAGCAGCCCGCGGAGGACGCAGTTCTGAGGGCAGAGGCGGCCGTGGTTCAGAAAGAGGCGGACGCAGCTCGGAAGGTCGTGGCCGCAGAGGTTCTTCTGATGATGCAAGAGACTCTCGAGATGCTCGTGGAAAGGGAGGACGTGGAAGCCGTGGCGGAAGAAAGTCTCGCCCTCAGGAGGATACAGGCGATTGGCGCCAGTTCTTCCAGAACAACGACAACGTGAAGTTCAAGGGTGAGGAGCCAAACTTCGAGGAAGAAGGTTGGGCTCGTCGCAGACCTAAGAAGAAGTAA